The following proteins are encoded in a genomic region of Pseudomonas sp. Os17:
- a CDS encoding LysR substrate-binding domain-containing protein yields MKFTTQSIARKLKFHQLVVFEQVLQSGSLVRASQALNLTQPAVTKIIHELESYFEAPLLVRSNRGVTATELGQVVVQRAKSLLAELRALTDEVNAFQEGTSGQVVVGTLISASTSLLPRAIQLLKQRAPGVLVSLRVGQMDQLFPALAVGDVDLVVGRVPDDWHRRSESLEVDVLYREDLSIVAGVHHPLHQQTPVSLAHLHAYPWVLPTRDSLLRRTADRLFADNGLSTPDNVAESLSILTNITLMQDQRTVALMPYEASLQFIQAGMLQAFDLGTPLQFGDIGCFYAAQRHLGPAARLFRECLDLARAETANGEAPIQALS; encoded by the coding sequence ATGAAATTCACCACCCAGTCCATCGCCCGCAAGCTCAAGTTCCACCAGTTGGTGGTGTTCGAGCAGGTGCTGCAAAGCGGCTCGCTGGTGCGCGCCTCCCAGGCGCTGAACCTGACTCAGCCGGCGGTGACCAAGATCATTCACGAGCTGGAGTCCTACTTCGAGGCGCCGTTGCTGGTGCGCAGCAACCGCGGGGTGACCGCCACCGAGCTGGGCCAGGTGGTGGTGCAACGGGCCAAGTCGCTGCTGGCAGAACTGCGCGCCCTGACCGATGAGGTCAACGCCTTCCAGGAAGGCACCTCGGGGCAGGTGGTGGTCGGCACCCTGATCTCGGCCTCGACCTCGCTGCTGCCCCGGGCCATCCAGTTGCTCAAGCAGCGCGCGCCGGGGGTGCTGGTGTCATTGCGGGTCGGGCAGATGGACCAGCTGTTTCCAGCGCTGGCGGTGGGCGATGTGGATCTGGTGGTGGGCCGGGTGCCGGACGACTGGCACCGGCGCAGCGAGTCGCTGGAAGTCGACGTGCTGTATCGCGAGGACCTGAGCATCGTCGCCGGCGTCCATCACCCGCTGCACCAGCAGACGCCGGTCAGCCTGGCACATCTGCACGCCTACCCCTGGGTGCTGCCGACCCGCGACTCGCTGCTGCGGCGCACCGCCGACCGGCTGTTCGCCGACAACGGTCTATCGACGCCGGACAATGTTGCCGAGTCGCTGTCGATCCTCACCAACATCACCCTGATGCAGGATCAGCGCACCGTGGCCCTGATGCCCTACGAGGCCTCGTTGCAGTTCATCCAGGCCGGCATGCTCCAGGCGTTCGATCTGGGGACGCCGCTGCAGTTCGGCGACATCGGTTGCTTCTACGCCGCCCAGCGCCATCTGGGTCCGGCGGCCCGGCTGTTTCGCGAATGCCTGGACCTGGCCCGGGCAGAGACCGCCAACGGGGAAGCGCCGATCCAGGCCTTGTCCTGA
- a CDS encoding nuclear transport factor 2 family protein, which produces MELSDHLLMLERQLQQAEVRADRQLLDALLADDFLEFGASGGRWNKAQVLQSLPQQDFIERSISEFSLQPLAADLAQVTYLCHNAAAGGRAAGSAWRSSLWRCREGRWQMLFHQGTPRPGA; this is translated from the coding sequence ATGGAATTGTCCGACCACCTGTTGATGCTCGAACGCCAGTTGCAACAAGCCGAAGTGCGTGCCGATCGCCAGTTGCTGGACGCCTTGCTGGCCGACGACTTTCTCGAGTTCGGCGCCAGCGGCGGACGCTGGAACAAGGCCCAGGTGCTGCAAAGCCTGCCCCAGCAGGACTTCATCGAGCGCAGCATCAGCGAGTTCTCGTTGCAGCCTCTGGCGGCCGACCTGGCCCAGGTCACCTACCTGTGCCATAACGCCGCAGCCGGCGGGCGCGCGGCCGGCAGCGCCTGGCGCAGTTCGCTGTGGCGCTGCCGCGAAGGGCGCTGGCAGATGCTGTTCCACCAGGGCACGCCCCGGCCCGGGGCCTGA
- the selD gene encoding selenide, water dikinase SelD, translating into MSEPIRLTQYSHGAGCGCKISPQVLEVILAGSGAQNLDPKLWVGNASRDDAAVYAIDEERGVVSTTDFFMPIVDDPFDFGRIAATNAISDIYAMGGDPLMAIAILGWPVNVLAPEIAREVIRGGRAVCDAAGIPLAGGHSIDAPEPIFGLAVTGLVEKRFMKRNDTATAGCLLYLTKPLGIGVLTTAEKKGKLRDADIGLARDWMCTLNKPGSRFGKLEGVTAMTDVTGFGLLGHLVEMADGSGLTAQIHYDRVPRLPGVEYYLDQGCVPGGTLRNYSSYAEKIGRVQELHKRVLCDPQTSGGLLVAVTPEGNAEFLALAAELGLELAPIGELVERQSHAVEVF; encoded by the coding sequence ATGAGCGAGCCGATTCGCCTGACCCAGTACAGCCACGGAGCCGGCTGCGGCTGCAAGATTTCCCCCCAGGTACTGGAGGTGATCCTGGCCGGCAGCGGGGCGCAGAACCTCGACCCCAAGCTGTGGGTCGGCAACGCTTCGCGCGATGACGCGGCGGTCTACGCCATCGACGAAGAGCGCGGCGTGGTCTCCACCACCGACTTTTTCATGCCCATCGTCGACGACCCCTTCGACTTCGGCCGCATCGCCGCCACCAACGCCATCAGCGATATCTACGCCATGGGCGGCGACCCGCTGATGGCCATCGCCATTCTTGGCTGGCCGGTGAACGTGCTGGCCCCGGAAATCGCCCGGGAAGTGATCCGCGGCGGCCGCGCCGTGTGCGACGCGGCGGGCATTCCCCTGGCGGGCGGCCATTCCATCGACGCACCGGAGCCGATCTTCGGCCTGGCGGTGACCGGGCTGGTGGAAAAGCGCTTCATGAAACGCAACGACACCGCCACCGCCGGCTGCCTGCTGTACCTGACCAAGCCCCTGGGGATCGGCGTGCTCACCACCGCCGAGAAAAAGGGCAAGTTGCGCGACGCCGACATCGGCCTGGCCCGCGACTGGATGTGCACCCTGAACAAGCCCGGCAGCCGTTTCGGCAAGCTCGAAGGGGTGACCGCGATGACCGACGTCACCGGTTTCGGCCTGCTCGGGCACCTGGTGGAAATGGCCGATGGCAGCGGCCTCACCGCACAGATCCATTACGACCGCGTGCCACGCCTGCCAGGGGTTGAGTACTACCTGGATCAGGGCTGCGTGCCCGGCGGCACCTTGCGCAACTACAGCAGCTACGCCGAGAAGATTGGCCGGGTCCAGGAGCTGCACAAGCGCGTGCTCTGCGACCCGCAGACCAGCGGCGGCCTGCTGGTGGCGGTGACGCCTGAAGGCAATGCCGAGTTCCTCGCCCTGGCGGCGGAGCTGGGCCTGGAACTGGCGCCCATCGGTGAACTGGTGGAGCGACAGAGCCACGCGGTCGAGGTGTTCTGA
- the mnmH gene encoding tRNA 2-selenouridine(34) synthase MnmH: MPLDCTDYREIFLNDRPMMDTRAPIEFTKGAFPGVLNLPLMTDQERQRVGTCYKQQGQQAAIVLGHQLVSGDIKQQRVQAWADFARAHPNGLLYCFRGGLRSQIVQQWLREAGIDYPRVGGGYKAMRTFLLDTTEQALQQCDFVLLGGMTGTGKTEVLGQLDNALDLEGHANHRGSSFGRRATGQPSNIDFENRLAVDLLKKRERGVQSFVLEDENRMIGSCALPLPLYQSMQGLPMVWLEDRLDSRVQRILDDYVVNLSAEFVAVHGEEGFALFAERLLESLNKIHKRLGGERHQRLFLLMEAALAEQARSGDVERHRAWIEGLLGEYYDPMYAYQRESKGARIEFSGEHGAVLDYLRQRQSPSR, translated from the coding sequence ATGCCTCTGGACTGCACCGACTACCGCGAGATCTTCCTCAACGACCGGCCGATGATGGACACCCGGGCGCCGATCGAATTCACCAAGGGCGCCTTTCCCGGGGTGCTCAACCTGCCGCTGATGACCGACCAGGAACGCCAGCGGGTCGGCACCTGCTACAAGCAGCAGGGCCAGCAGGCGGCGATTGTCCTGGGTCATCAGCTGGTGTCCGGCGATATCAAGCAACAGCGCGTCCAGGCCTGGGCCGATTTCGCCCGGGCTCACCCCAACGGCCTGCTGTACTGCTTCCGTGGCGGCCTGCGCTCGCAGATCGTCCAGCAGTGGCTCAGGGAAGCGGGCATCGACTACCCGCGGGTCGGCGGCGGCTACAAGGCCATGCGGACCTTCCTTTTGGACACTACCGAGCAGGCGTTGCAGCAGTGTGATTTCGTCCTGTTGGGGGGCATGACCGGCACCGGCAAGACCGAAGTGCTGGGCCAGCTGGACAACGCCCTGGACCTGGAAGGCCACGCCAACCACCGCGGCTCCAGCTTCGGCCGCCGCGCCACCGGGCAGCCGAGCAACATCGACTTCGAAAACCGCCTGGCGGTGGACCTGCTGAAAAAGCGTGAGCGCGGCGTGCAGAGCTTTGTCCTGGAAGACGAAAACCGCATGATCGGCAGCTGCGCCTTGCCGCTGCCGCTGTACCAGAGCATGCAGGGCCTGCCCATGGTCTGGCTGGAAGACCGCCTCGACAGCCGGGTACAGCGCATCCTTGACGATTACGTGGTCAACCTCAGCGCCGAGTTCGTGGCCGTGCATGGCGAGGAAGGGTTTGCCCTGTTTGCCGAACGCCTGCTGGAGAGCCTGAACAAGATCCACAAGCGCCTGGGGGGCGAGCGTCACCAGCGCCTGTTCCTGCTGATGGAAGCGGCGCTGGCGGAACAGGCCCGCAGCGGCGATGTGGAACGGCACCGGGCCTGGATCGAAGGCTTGCTCGGCGAGTACTACGATCCGATGTACGCCTACCAACGCGAGAGCAAGGGCGCGCGGATCGAGTTCAGCGGCGAGCACGGCGCGGTGCTCGATTACCTGCGCCAGCGCCAGTCGCCCTCGCGCTAG
- a CDS encoding DUF3077 domain-containing protein: MKKLVPDPPRPLRDPELDRANANLLAALKPTQARPFGLRDAQGNALFSVQAGVNAEQALRHVALLLKCAEEVSDEITERASGIERGLIWSMVHSVEMARAVVEALLDRPRPAG, encoded by the coding sequence ATGAAAAAGCTCGTCCCCGATCCACCCCGCCCCCTGCGCGATCCCGAGCTGGATCGCGCCAACGCCAACCTGCTCGCCGCGCTGAAACCTACCCAGGCACGCCCGTTCGGCCTGCGCGATGCCCAGGGCAATGCCCTGTTCAGCGTGCAAGCCGGGGTCAACGCCGAACAGGCCTTGAGGCACGTCGCCCTGCTGCTCAAGTGCGCCGAGGAGGTGTCCGATGAAATCACCGAGCGCGCCAGCGGCATCGAGCGTGGCCTGATCTGGTCCATGGTGCATTCCGTGGAAATGGCCCGGGCCGTGGTCGAGGCCTTGCTCGACCGTCCACGCCCTGCCGGCTGA
- a CDS encoding permease produces MSNLAPTQPTRGWAFWCKPLLFLLVAAIGLYYVKWSPYYLKAFVAADSHSIGASILNDQQSSPWSAALAYSQVYFLAIWKAAALAVILGSLLQVLIPRDWLLRLFGRAGFGSTLRGGLFALPGMMCSCCAAPVAAGLRRQKVSVGAALAFWIANPVLNPATLVFMGFVLGWGFSALRLVAGIVLVLGVSLVAQRVAGPEQLPEAAVDAVVEASTVNEQPFLSRWGKTLWQLFWSTIPIYVLAVLVLGAARVWLFPHIDGAMSDSLWWLVPLAIAGTLFVIPTAAEIPIVQTMMTLGLGTGPAVALLMTLPSISLPSLLMLRKDFDARVLVTVAVLTMLVGIVCGLIGAVLL; encoded by the coding sequence ATGTCCAACCTCGCCCCCACCCAGCCCACCCGCGGCTGGGCGTTCTGGTGCAAACCCCTGCTGTTCCTGCTGGTGGCCGCCATCGGCCTGTATTACGTGAAGTGGTCGCCCTACTACCTCAAGGCCTTTGTCGCCGCCGACAGCCACAGCATCGGCGCGTCGATCCTCAACGATCAGCAAAGCTCGCCCTGGAGCGCCGCCCTGGCCTATTCCCAGGTGTACTTCCTGGCCATCTGGAAAGCCGCGGCGCTGGCGGTGATCTTGGGCTCGCTGTTGCAGGTGCTGATTCCCCGGGACTGGCTGCTGCGCCTGTTCGGCCGCGCCGGCTTCGGCTCGACCCTGCGCGGCGGGCTGTTCGCCTTGCCGGGCATGATGTGTTCCTGCTGCGCCGCCCCGGTAGCCGCTGGCCTGCGGCGGCAGAAGGTTTCGGTGGGCGCGGCCCTGGCGTTCTGGATCGCCAACCCGGTGCTCAACCCGGCGACCCTGGTGTTCATGGGCTTTGTTTTAGGCTGGGGGTTCTCCGCCCTGCGCCTGGTGGCGGGCATCGTCCTGGTGCTGGGCGTGTCGCTGGTGGCGCAGCGGGTCGCCGGCCCCGAGCAACTGCCGGAAGCCGCGGTGGATGCGGTGGTGGAAGCCAGCACGGTGAACGAGCAGCCGTTCCTCAGCCGCTGGGGCAAGACCCTGTGGCAACTGTTCTGGAGCACCATTCCGATCTATGTGCTGGCAGTACTGGTGTTGGGCGCGGCGCGGGTCTGGCTGTTCCCGCACATTGACGGTGCCATGAGCGACAGCCTGTGGTGGCTGGTGCCCCTGGCGATTGCCGGGACCCTGTTCGTGATCCCTACGGCGGCAGAGATTCCCATCGTCCAGACCATGATGACCCTGGGCCTGGGCACCGGGCCGGCGGTGGCGCTGTTAATGACTCTGCCGAGCATCAGCCTGCCGTCGCTGCTGATGCTGCGCAAAGACTTCGATGCCAGGGTGCTGGTGACCGTGGCCGTGCTGACCATGCTGGTGGGGATTGTCTGCGGATTGATTGGTGCGGTGTTGTTGTAG
- a CDS encoding IclR family transcriptional regulator: protein MSDNNNSLFNQSLEKGLAVLRAFNAAQRTMNLAEIAAAADINKSSAQRMIHTLEQLGYVRKHPQTKRFQLTPRVMEIGYNYLAADTLVDVANPFLAELAQITGETTNLTEPDGLDMVYVARFVAPKFIPIHMPIGSRIPMYCTGSGRAYLSALPAAEATQILEASERKAHTRHTLTELADIQREIELTQRRGYALNPEELFLGDMSIAAPILGSQGLPVAAVHVVVPSSRWTLEEAERKLAPSVIECARAIRTSIRTL, encoded by the coding sequence ATGAGCGATAACAACAATTCCCTATTCAACCAGTCGCTGGAGAAAGGCCTGGCAGTGCTGCGGGCCTTCAACGCCGCGCAACGAACCATGAACCTGGCGGAAATCGCCGCGGCCGCCGACATCAACAAGAGCTCGGCGCAGCGCATGATTCACACCCTGGAACAGCTGGGCTACGTGCGTAAGCACCCGCAGACCAAACGCTTCCAGCTGACTCCGCGGGTGATGGAGATCGGCTACAACTACCTGGCTGCCGACACCCTGGTGGACGTGGCCAACCCGTTCCTCGCCGAACTGGCGCAGATCACCGGAGAAACCACCAACCTCACCGAGCCCGATGGCCTGGACATGGTCTATGTGGCGCGCTTCGTGGCGCCCAAGTTCATCCCCATCCACATGCCCATCGGCAGCCGCATCCCCATGTACTGCACCGGCTCCGGGCGCGCCTACCTCAGCGCCCTGCCCGCCGCCGAGGCCACACAGATCCTCGAAGCCAGCGAGCGCAAGGCTCATACCCGGCACACCCTGACCGAGCTTGCGGATATCCAGCGCGAGATCGAGCTCACCCAGCGCCGCGGCTACGCCCTGAACCCGGAGGAACTGTTCCTGGGGGACATGAGCATTGCCGCACCGATCCTCGGCAGCCAGGGCCTGCCGGTGGCCGCCGTGCACGTGGTGGTGCCCAGCAGCCGCTGGACCCTGGAAGAAGCCGAACGCAAGCTCGCGCCTTCAGTGATCGAATGCGCCCGGGCCATCCGCACCTCGATTCGCACCCTCTGA
- a CDS encoding ABC transporter substrate-binding protein, whose product MHTRTRVLAPAVFALCCALGLSLSVQAEPLYKVGATATGIPFTFLDVKSQSIEGMMIDAARAVGKAGGFAVDIQQTTFAALIPSLTSNKIDIISAAMLRTPVREKVVQYSDPVFSYGEGLIVKADDTGDYRRMEDLAGETVGAQVGTVFIDELNKRGIFKEVRGYDSIPDLMRDLALGRIKAGFADRPILAYQLAQGTQNKVRLVKGYQPVVMGDVCLIVRKGDAQTLAEVNRGIAAIKADGTLERIIERWKLN is encoded by the coding sequence ATGCATACCCGCACTCGTGTCCTTGCGCCCGCTGTATTCGCACTCTGTTGTGCCCTGGGCCTCTCGCTGTCGGTCCAGGCCGAGCCGCTGTACAAGGTCGGGGCCACCGCCACCGGCATTCCCTTCACCTTTCTTGACGTCAAGAGCCAGAGCATCGAGGGCATGATGATCGATGCCGCCCGGGCCGTGGGCAAGGCTGGCGGTTTCGCCGTGGACATCCAGCAGACCACCTTCGCCGCACTGATCCCGTCCCTGACCTCGAACAAGATCGACATCATCTCCGCCGCCATGCTGCGCACCCCGGTGCGCGAGAAAGTGGTGCAGTACTCCGACCCGGTGTTCAGCTACGGCGAGGGCCTGATCGTCAAGGCCGACGACACCGGCGACTACCGCCGCATGGAGGACCTGGCCGGGGAAACCGTCGGCGCCCAGGTCGGCACGGTGTTTATCGACGAGCTGAACAAGCGCGGGATCTTCAAGGAAGTACGCGGCTACGACTCGATTCCCGACCTGATGCGCGACCTGGCCCTGGGGCGGATCAAGGCCGGTTTCGCCGACCGGCCGATCCTCGCCTACCAACTGGCCCAGGGCACCCAGAACAAGGTGCGGCTGGTCAAGGGCTACCAGCCGGTGGTCATGGGCGATGTGTGCCTGATCGTGCGCAAGGGCGATGCCCAGACCCTGGCCGAGGTCAATCGCGGGATCGCCGCGATCAAGGCCGACGGCACCCTGGAGCGCATCATCGAGCGCTGGAAGCTCAACTGA
- a CDS encoding amino acid ABC transporter permease: MFLQNALDFLPILLKGAVVTLQVTVGSFVLSSLIGLVFALMMVSKVRSVALFAIGVVNVIRGLPIIVQLFYIYFVLPDFGIQLTAMQAGVIGLGIAYSAYQAENFRAGIQAIHQGQIEAAESIGMRGPMIMRRVVLPQALRIALPPYGNTLVMMLKDSSLVSTITVAEMTRAGQLIASSTFENMTVYTLVALLYLALSLPLSFALRRLEARISTRRKP, encoded by the coding sequence ATGTTTCTCCAGAACGCTCTGGACTTCCTGCCCATTCTATTGAAAGGCGCAGTGGTCACCCTGCAGGTCACCGTTGGCTCATTCGTGCTCAGTTCGCTGATCGGCCTGGTCTTCGCCTTGATGATGGTGTCCAAGGTGCGCTCGGTGGCGTTGTTCGCCATCGGCGTGGTCAACGTCATTCGCGGGCTGCCGATCATCGTCCAGCTGTTTTACATCTACTTCGTACTGCCGGATTTCGGCATCCAGCTCACCGCCATGCAGGCCGGGGTGATCGGCCTGGGCATCGCCTACTCGGCGTACCAGGCGGAAAACTTCCGCGCCGGCATCCAGGCCATTCACCAGGGGCAGATCGAGGCCGCCGAATCCATCGGCATGCGCGGGCCGATGATCATGCGTCGGGTGGTGCTGCCCCAGGCCCTGCGCATCGCCTTGCCGCCCTACGGCAACACCCTGGTGATGATGCTCAAGGATTCGTCCCTGGTGTCCACCATCACCGTGGCCGAGATGACCCGGGCCGGGCAACTGATTGCGTCCTCGACCTTCGAGAACATGACCGTCTACACCCTGGTGGCCTTGCTCTACCTGGCCCTGAGCCTGCCGCTGTCCTTTGCCCTGCGCCGCCTGGAGGCGCGCATCAGCACCCGGAGAAAGCCATGA
- a CDS encoding amino acid ABC transporter ATP-binding protein, producing MIQIKGVHKSFGNVAVLEGIDLEVRSGEVVCLIGPSGSGKSTLLRCINGLESYEQGDILVSGARVERQAKSIHELRTRVAMVFQRFNLFPHRTALQNVTEGPIYVKKQDPRQARLRAEALLEKVGLAHRMHAYPDELSGGQQQRVAIARALAMDPEAILFDEPTSALDPELVGEVLAVMRKLADEGMTMIVVTHEMGFAQDVADQVCFLHSGRIVEAGPARTVLSTPSHPRTQDFLRRLLNQGAEVQA from the coding sequence ATGATCCAGATCAAGGGCGTACACAAGAGCTTTGGCAACGTGGCGGTGCTCGAAGGCATCGACCTTGAGGTGCGCAGCGGCGAGGTGGTGTGCCTGATCGGCCCCTCGGGGTCCGGCAAGTCGACCCTGCTGCGCTGTATCAACGGCCTGGAAAGCTACGAGCAGGGCGACATCCTGGTGAGCGGGGCGCGGGTCGAGCGGCAGGCCAAGAGCATCCACGAGCTGCGTACCCGGGTGGCCATGGTGTTCCAGCGCTTCAACCTGTTCCCCCATCGCACGGCGTTGCAGAACGTCACCGAGGGGCCGATCTACGTCAAGAAGCAGGACCCCCGGCAAGCACGCCTGCGGGCCGAGGCCCTGCTGGAAAAGGTCGGCCTGGCCCATCGCATGCACGCCTACCCGGACGAGCTCTCCGGCGGACAGCAGCAACGGGTGGCGATTGCCCGGGCACTGGCCATGGACCCGGAGGCGATTCTCTTCGACGAGCCCACTTCAGCGCTGGACCCGGAACTGGTGGGCGAGGTGCTGGCGGTGATGCGCAAGCTGGCCGACGAAGGCATGACCATGATCGTGGTCACCCATGAAATGGGTTTTGCCCAGGACGTGGCGGACCAGGTGTGCTTCCTTCACAGCGGGCGCATCGTCGAGGCCGGGCCGGCGCGCACCGTGCTCAGCACCCCGAGCCACCCGCGCACCCAGGACTTCCTGCGGCGCCTGCTCAACCAGGGTGCGGAGGTGCAGGCATGA
- a CDS encoding NAD(P)/FAD-dependent oxidoreductase yields the protein MSASQPLRMPPSLWAATAMPAEHTPALTEDREVDVAIVGAGYTGLVSALRLAQSGARVCVLDAGEPGWGASGRNGGQVIPGLKFDPEQLLAKFGQVRGEALIEAVGSAADEVFELIKEHRIRCDATRKGWIQPAFSGAAMRTLEQRAEQWRQRGVAVELLDKAAVSQRIGSPQYLGGWVDPRAGSLHPLNYARGLARVAMGLGVSIHGQSRVRQLQRDGGRWTLETDCGARVRAPKVLLATNGYTDDLWPGLRQTVIAANSFIIATRPLPAELRQSILPGGEVCSDARRLLLYFKQDAQGRLLLGGRGPFSEPRRDADWNHLERSLLNLFPQLAGTPIEYRWSGRVALTPSFLPQLHEPAPGLSILLGYNGRGIALSTLLGKHLAARLTGAGQAFPFPLTPVRPIPLHGLQRLYLGAGIAWYRLLDALG from the coding sequence ATGAGTGCGTCCCAGCCTCTGCGCATGCCGCCCTCGCTGTGGGCGGCCACGGCCATGCCGGCCGAGCACACCCCGGCGCTGACCGAGGACCGGGAGGTCGATGTGGCGATTGTCGGCGCCGGCTACACCGGGCTGGTGAGTGCCCTGCGCCTGGCCCAGAGCGGTGCCCGTGTCTGTGTACTGGATGCCGGCGAGCCCGGCTGGGGCGCCTCCGGGCGCAATGGCGGGCAGGTGATCCCCGGGCTCAAGTTCGACCCCGAGCAACTGCTGGCCAAATTCGGCCAGGTGCGGGGAGAGGCGCTGATCGAAGCCGTGGGCTCGGCGGCCGATGAAGTGTTCGAGCTGATCAAGGAACACCGCATTCGCTGCGACGCCACGCGCAAGGGCTGGATTCAGCCGGCGTTTTCCGGCGCGGCGATGCGCACCCTGGAGCAGCGCGCCGAGCAGTGGCGCCAGCGCGGCGTGGCCGTGGAGTTGCTGGACAAGGCGGCGGTGAGCCAGCGCATCGGCAGCCCGCAATACCTGGGTGGCTGGGTCGACCCTCGGGCCGGCAGCCTGCACCCGCTGAACTATGCCCGGGGGCTGGCCCGGGTGGCGATGGGGCTGGGGGTGAGCATTCACGGCCAGAGCCGGGTCCGGCAACTGCAGCGCGACGGCGGGCGCTGGACCCTGGAAACCGACTGTGGCGCGCGGGTGCGCGCCCCGAAGGTGCTGCTGGCCACCAATGGCTACACCGACGACCTGTGGCCGGGGCTGCGCCAGACGGTGATCGCCGCCAACAGTTTCATCATCGCCACCCGGCCACTGCCCGCCGAGCTGCGCCAGAGCATCCTGCCGGGCGGCGAGGTGTGTTCCGATGCCCGGCGCCTGCTGCTGTATTTCAAGCAGGACGCCCAGGGGCGCCTGCTGCTGGGCGGGCGCGGACCGTTTTCCGAACCGCGCCGGGATGCCGATTGGAACCATCTGGAGCGCTCGTTGCTGAACCTGTTTCCCCAGTTGGCGGGCACCCCCATCGAGTACCGCTGGAGCGGGCGCGTGGCCCTGACCCCGAGCTTTCTGCCGCAGTTGCACGAACCGGCGCCGGGGCTGTCGATCCTGCTGGGCTATAACGGGCGCGGCATTGCCTTGTCGACCCTGCTGGGCAAGCACCTGGCGGCGCGGCTGACGGGAGCGGGGCAGGCCTTTCCGTTTCCGCTCACGCCCGTGCGGCCGATTCCGCTGCATGGCCTGCAACGCCTCTACCTGGGGGCGGGGATTGCCTGGTACCGGTTGCTCGACGCCCTGGGCTGA
- a CDS encoding glutathione binding-like protein: MSDLSAFAVTQKWPAQFPEWIQLYSLPTPNGVKVSIMLEEIGLPYEAHRVSFETQDQMTPEFLSVSPNNKIPAILDPHGPGDRPLALFESGAILIYLADKSGQLLAQESAARFETIQWLMFQMGGIGPMFGQVGFFHKFAGKDYEDKRPLERYVNEAKRLLGVLDKHLKGREWIMGERYTIADIATFPWIRNLIGFYEAGGLVGIDSFPDVQRVLAKFVARPAVIRGLEIPKVV; encoded by the coding sequence ATGAGCGATCTTTCCGCCTTTGCCGTTACCCAGAAATGGCCTGCGCAATTCCCCGAGTGGATTCAGCTGTACTCGTTGCCGACCCCCAACGGGGTCAAGGTCTCGATCATGCTCGAAGAGATCGGCCTGCCGTACGAAGCGCACCGGGTCAGCTTCGAGACCCAGGACCAGATGACCCCTGAGTTCCTCAGCGTCAGCCCGAACAACAAGATCCCGGCGATTCTCGACCCCCACGGCCCGGGCGACCGGCCCCTGGCGCTGTTCGAGTCGGGGGCGATCCTGATCTACCTGGCGGACAAGAGCGGGCAACTGCTGGCCCAGGAATCGGCGGCGCGTTTTGAAACCATCCAGTGGCTGATGTTCCAGATGGGCGGCATCGGGCCGATGTTCGGGCAGGTGGGGTTCTTCCACAAATTCGCCGGCAAGGACTACGAGGACAAGCGGCCGCTGGAGCGTTACGTGAATGAGGCCAAGCGATTGCTGGGGGTGTTGGACAAGCACCTGAAGGGGCGCGAGTGGATCATGGGCGAGCGCTACACCATTGCCGATATTGCGACCTTTCCGTGGATTCGCAATTTGATCGGGTTTTATGAGGCGGGTGGGTTGGTGGGGATCGACAGTTTCCCCGATGTGCAGCGGGTGCTGGCCAAGTTTGTGGCGCGGCCGGCGGTGATTCGTGGGTTGGAGATTCCCAAGGTGGTTTGA